Proteins encoded together in one Hymenobacter monticola window:
- a CDS encoding FKBP-type peptidyl-prolyl cis-trans isomerase, translated as MKLLFAPGLFRFFFLLLIASTGLLATSCNKDEPEIPDYSARDKGLITDYLASKNITTAQEQASGLYFLPVQTNTNAARVTAGSYASVLYTAHLLDAAGTVFDASSQHNDVPITFVVGGGQLIPGFEEGISLMHIGDKAELLIPSALGYGASTSNPLVPANSVLRIEVEVVDYKAVDDRLITNYLTSKNITTAQKQTSGLYFLPVVTNAAAVRPAIGSTVVVQYTGHLLDAAGTVFDASTPTAPFTFTLGRGQLIAGFEEGIALMHKGDKAELLIPSGLAYGPQGAGKSIAPNTVLRFEVEVTDVR; from the coding sequence ATGAAACTACTTTTTGCGCCCGGTCTGTTCCGGTTCTTTTTTCTCCTGCTCATCGCTTCCACCGGCCTCCTGGCTACTTCTTGCAACAAGGACGAGCCCGAGATTCCGGACTACAGCGCCCGCGACAAAGGCCTGATTACGGACTACCTGGCCAGCAAAAACATCACCACGGCCCAGGAACAAGCGTCCGGGCTGTATTTCCTGCCGGTGCAAACGAACACGAATGCCGCGCGGGTCACCGCGGGCTCCTATGCGTCGGTGCTCTACACCGCGCACCTGCTCGATGCGGCCGGCACGGTGTTCGACGCCTCGTCGCAGCACAACGACGTGCCCATAACCTTTGTGGTGGGGGGGGGCCAGCTGATTCCCGGTTTTGAGGAAGGCATTTCTCTGATGCACATCGGCGATAAAGCCGAGCTGCTGATTCCCTCGGCCCTGGGCTACGGCGCCTCGACGTCCAATCCCCTCGTTCCGGCCAATTCGGTGCTGCGCATTGAGGTGGAAGTGGTCGACTACAAAGCCGTCGACGACCGCCTGATTACCAACTACCTGACCAGCAAAAACATTACCACCGCGCAAAAGCAAACCTCGGGGCTGTACTTCCTGCCCGTCGTGACCAACGCGGCGGCCGTGCGGCCGGCCATTGGCTCCACGGTGGTGGTGCAATACACCGGGCACTTGCTCGATGCCGCCGGTACGGTGTTCGACGCTTCTACCCCAACCGCCCCGTTCACGTTTACCCTGGGCCGGGGCCAGCTCATTGCCGGCTTCGAGGAAGGCATTGCCCTGATGCACAAAGGCGACAAGGCGGAGCTGCTGATTCCGTCGGGCCTGGCTTATGGCCCACAGGGCGCCGGCAAAAGCATTGCCC
- a CDS encoding ribosomal maturation YjgA family protein, with protein sequence MLALEILIALCVHDKIVRPYGGDVLAPIFLYCLVRSFFCVPVKRAAFSVLLVSYLIECLQYFHVLNLLGWQRYRLVAVLLGNHFEWADLLAYTGGVGLALLAEQLTKTPRATPNELRGSGG encoded by the coding sequence TTGCTGGCGCTCGAAATACTCATTGCCCTTTGTGTACACGACAAAATTGTTCGGCCCTATGGGGGAGACGTGTTGGCGCCCATTTTCCTCTACTGCCTAGTTCGCAGTTTCTTTTGTGTTCCGGTAAAACGAGCAGCATTTTCGGTTTTGCTGGTATCGTACCTGATTGAGTGCCTGCAGTATTTCCATGTCCTGAACTTGCTCGGCTGGCAGCGCTACCGCTTGGTGGCCGTGCTGCTAGGCAACCACTTTGAGTGGGCCGACCTGCTGGCGTACACCGGTGGCGTGGGGTTAGCCTTGCTGGCGGAGCAACTCACGAAAACGCCGCGTGCAACCCCGAACGAATTGCGCGGCTCTGGGGGTTAA
- a CDS encoding oxygenase MpaB family protein yields the protein MSYFVAPDSIVRRIWGSADTVLFIFAGAAAEFALNRAVDWLYFTGRLPADPLDRLFSTVDYARRIVFADRAGAEKAIDTIAAIHGAVEAKRGRAIPDWAYRDVLFMLIGYSIRAYEVLERPLTKAECAEIMAVFTRVGQRMGIPDLPTTYATWQTARQQHLAQNLALSSYTADLYVQYRKHLGGPRYHLLRAVQGLVVPSGVREMLDLPPGGLISPAVTAYRLTKQWPVSQWAKNAMLPAEYKDRILALNAPPLHAPAAAAQPLPKRCPMHFLHG from the coding sequence ATGAGCTATTTTGTTGCCCCCGATTCCATTGTCCGCCGCATCTGGGGCTCGGCCGATACGGTGCTGTTCATCTTCGCTGGCGCGGCGGCCGAGTTTGCTTTGAACAGGGCCGTGGACTGGCTCTACTTCACCGGGCGCCTGCCCGCCGACCCGCTCGACCGCCTGTTCTCCACCGTCGACTACGCCCGCCGCATCGTGTTTGCCGACCGCGCCGGGGCCGAAAAAGCCATCGACACCATTGCCGCCATTCATGGCGCGGTGGAAGCCAAGCGCGGCCGGGCCATCCCCGACTGGGCCTACCGCGACGTGCTGTTCATGCTCATCGGCTATTCCATCCGGGCGTATGAGGTGTTGGAGCGCCCGCTAACGAAAGCCGAATGTGCCGAAATCATGGCCGTGTTCACGCGGGTAGGCCAGCGCATGGGCATTCCGGATTTGCCCACCACCTACGCCACCTGGCAGACGGCGCGGCAGCAGCACCTGGCCCAGAACCTCGCGCTCAGTTCCTACACCGCCGACCTGTACGTGCAGTACCGCAAGCACTTGGGCGGCCCGCGCTACCACTTGCTGCGGGCCGTGCAAGGCCTCGTGGTGCCGTCCGGTGTGCGCGAGATGCTTGACTTACCACCTGGCGGCCTGATAAGCCCAGCCGTGACGGCCTACCGGCTTACCAAACAATGGCCCGTGAGCCAATGGGCCAAAAATGCCATGCTGCCGGCCGAATATAAGGACCGCATCCTGGCGCTGAATGCGCCGCCGCTGCATGCGCCCGCCGCCGCAGCGCAGCCGTTGCCCAAGCGCTGCCCCATGCATTTTCTTCATGGTTAG
- a CDS encoding helix-turn-helix domain-containing protein — MAAKENIPEYYQRYSESKPPAGQVAVYRLKEFAGTETYPHVRRDFYKIKLMRQVQGVLSYADQRVSVQDSTLVMVNPLIPHSWERHGGSPTGYACLFTEEFVTQQLKTASVAGSPLFRVGAAPVLFPPPETVEKIAGVFEDMLAEMQSDYANKYDLLRSYVQIILHEAQKLAPAAPHHPPANSAARLSAAFLALLDGSFPIATPQHTLPLRNANEFARQLAVHTNHLNKALKETTGKTTTEHIAEKLLAEAKALLRHSNWSMAEISYCLGFEHASNFNSFFRKHAGCPPSQYRRQVVVHS, encoded by the coding sequence ATGGCCGCAAAAGAGAATATACCGGAATACTACCAGCGCTATAGCGAAAGCAAACCCCCGGCGGGCCAGGTTGCGGTGTATCGGCTGAAGGAGTTTGCCGGCACCGAAACCTACCCGCATGTACGCCGCGACTTTTACAAGATTAAGCTCATGCGCCAGGTGCAGGGCGTCCTCTCGTATGCTGACCAACGCGTGTCGGTGCAGGACAGTACCCTGGTGATGGTCAACCCGCTGATTCCGCATTCCTGGGAGCGGCATGGGGGCAGCCCGACTGGTTATGCCTGCTTGTTCACCGAGGAATTTGTCACGCAGCAGCTGAAAACAGCTAGCGTGGCCGGTTCGCCGTTGTTTCGGGTGGGCGCAGCGCCGGTGCTTTTCCCGCCACCCGAAACGGTAGAAAAAATTGCGGGCGTTTTTGAGGACATGCTGGCCGAAATGCAGTCAGATTACGCCAATAAGTATGATTTGCTGCGCAGCTACGTTCAAATCATTCTGCACGAAGCCCAGAAGCTGGCCCCGGCAGCGCCGCACCATCCGCCGGCCAATTCGGCGGCCCGGCTCAGCGCGGCGTTTCTGGCGTTGCTGGATGGAAGCTTTCCCATTGCCACGCCGCAGCACACGCTGCCCTTGCGTAACGCCAACGAGTTTGCGCGGCAGCTGGCCGTTCACACCAACCACCTGAACAAGGCGCTCAAGGAAACCACAGGCAAAACCACCACCGAGCACATCGCCGAAAAGCTGCTGGCCGAAGCCAAGGCCCTGCTGCGCCATAGCAACTGGAGCATGGCCGAAATCAGCTATTGTTTGGGCTTCGAGCACGCGTCGAATTTCAATAGCTTCTTTCGCAAGCACGCCGGCTGCCCGCCGAGCCAGTACCGCCGCCAGGTGGTTGTGCATTCATAA
- a CDS encoding SDR family oxidoreductase produces the protein MENSIDKVIAITGASSGIGEATARLLASRGAKVVLGARRLDRLEALAARIIAAGGEAAFAQTDVKSRADLTALVMLARERFGQLDVLISNAGIGPISLLDELRMDDWEEMVDVNIKGLLHGIGAALPVFRQQGFGHFVNIASTAGLTVVPTMAVYAGTKFAVRAISEGLRQEAGEHLRVTVVSPGFVHTDFADSMTNPEVKAHIIANRDKIAISPGAIARAIAFAIEQPADVDVGEVVVRPTAQA, from the coding sequence ATGGAAAACAGCATTGATAAAGTCATTGCCATCACGGGCGCCAGCAGTGGCATTGGCGAGGCCACGGCGCGGCTGCTTGCCAGCCGCGGCGCCAAAGTGGTGTTGGGCGCCCGGCGGCTGGATAGGCTGGAGGCCCTGGCTGCCCGCATCATAGCTGCTGGCGGGGAAGCAGCCTTTGCGCAAACCGACGTGAAAAGCCGCGCCGACTTAACTGCCCTGGTGATGCTGGCCCGGGAGCGGTTTGGCCAGCTCGACGTACTCATCAGCAATGCCGGCATCGGGCCCATTTCGTTGCTCGACGAGCTGCGAATGGACGATTGGGAGGAAATGGTGGACGTCAACATCAAGGGGTTGTTGCACGGCATTGGGGCGGCGCTGCCAGTGTTTCGGCAGCAGGGCTTCGGGCATTTCGTCAACATTGCCTCCACGGCCGGGCTCACCGTTGTGCCCACCATGGCGGTGTATGCGGGCACCAAGTTTGCCGTGCGGGCCATATCAGAAGGCTTGCGGCAGGAGGCCGGCGAGCACCTGCGCGTGACCGTTGTGTCGCCCGGCTTCGTGCACACCGACTTTGCCGATTCCATGACTAACCCGGAGGTGAAGGCCCACATTATCGCAAACCGGGATAAAATAGCCATTTCGCCCGGGGCCATTGCCCGTGCCATTGCTTTCGCCATCGAACAGCCCGCCGATGTAGACGTGGGTGAGGTGGTGGTGCGACCCACGGCGCAGGCGTAA
- a CDS encoding prolyl hydroxylase family protein: MKFTQITDSIFTVEDFLTRQECLENLVLSEKIGYELAKVNTAGGARVRTDIRNNNRAFYKSEELAQTLWEKLQPFVPQQLGHSHPIGLNELFRFYRYQRGHQFKGHFDESYIRNEREASYFTFMVYLNDNFQGGDTTFRGLRIQPRQGMALIFLHSLFHEGSEVTQGVKYVLRSDVMYRTEEAVI; the protein is encoded by the coding sequence ATGAAATTCACCCAGATAACGGATTCTATATTCACGGTTGAGGATTTTCTGACCCGGCAGGAGTGCCTGGAAAACCTCGTGCTCAGCGAAAAAATTGGGTATGAGCTGGCCAAAGTGAACACGGCCGGCGGGGCCAGGGTGCGGACGGACATCCGCAACAACAACCGCGCGTTTTACAAGAGCGAGGAGCTGGCCCAAACGCTGTGGGAGAAGCTCCAACCTTTTGTGCCGCAGCAGCTGGGGCACAGCCACCCCATCGGCCTCAACGAGCTGTTTCGGTTTTACCGCTACCAGCGCGGGCACCAATTCAAGGGCCATTTCGACGAAAGCTACATCCGCAACGAGCGCGAGGCCAGCTACTTCACCTTCATGGTGTACCTGAACGACAATTTCCAGGGCGGCGACACCACGTTTCGGGGGCTGCGCATTCAGCCCCGACAGGGCATGGCGCTCATTTTTTTGCATAGCCTTTTCCACGAAGGCAGCGAGGTGACGCAGGGCGTGAAATACGTGCTGCGCTCGGACGTGATGTACCGGACGGAGGAAGCTGTTATCTAG
- a CDS encoding DUF5071 domain-containing protein codes for MTIIERLHKAIQWQLPLNEQLATMAQFDSITDAEIEQLFDEHKSFEVGYLLEYLGPVKLQKYLPQFLQFLQDINWSSAGGAARMLRAAGEMAVPEVRRIFREEDDSWWNYWLILNVVGFWKTEVVASLKPDLLYLIDNPDNVGTGTYAFKIVNEHNLLDKEGRDGLYQQLRKDYELMPPDKWSGGKWPTHRASLIAELDEVKQEVS; via the coding sequence ATGACAATTATTGAAAGACTTCACAAAGCCATCCAATGGCAATTGCCATTAAATGAGCAGTTGGCCACTATGGCTCAGTTTGACAGTATCACGGATGCAGAAATTGAACAGTTGTTTGATGAGCATAAGTCGTTCGAAGTAGGGTACTTGCTTGAGTACCTAGGACCTGTAAAACTCCAAAAATATCTGCCGCAATTCCTTCAATTCCTTCAGGATATTAATTGGTCTAGTGCGGGTGGGGCAGCAAGAATGCTTCGCGCGGCTGGTGAGATGGCAGTGCCCGAGGTTAGGCGAATATTCAGGGAAGAAGACGATTCCTGGTGGAATTACTGGCTAATTCTGAATGTGGTGGGTTTTTGGAAAACCGAAGTTGTCGCCAGCCTCAAACCAGACCTGTTATATCTTATTGATAATCCTGACAATGTAGGGACTGGTACTTATGCATTTAAGATTGTAAATGAGCACAACCTGCTAGATAAAGAGGGAAGGGATGGGCTCTATCAGCAATTGCGTAAAGATTATGAGTTGATGCCTCCTGATAAGTGGAGCGGTGGTAAATGGCCAACGCATCGGGCTAGCTTGATTGCGGAATTGGATGAGGTGAAGCAAGAAGTGTCTTAG
- a CDS encoding efflux RND transporter permease subunit, with protein sequence MPLRRTAYLALLVLGLLSALSAYYVAQLRFNYNFNDFYPAGDPDLDYYQGYTRRFGNDNDYLLLGLEAPAGQTVFAPDFIQRVDSLTQLARRERHVVAVTSPTTISNPVVEGLGFFNLPYLHPDEPARRAQDSALIYRTPGLVGNVFSPDARAVALVIQTTPDLKKPPGDSLLASLRASLAQLKFAEKDYHFAGRAVAQSVFVDRLQWELAVFMSLSVLLVTGLLWFTFRTWWGVVLPLVVVLGAILWGLGVMGACDVSIDLMTALLPVMMFVVGTSDTVHIITRYVSELGYGASKKDALRVTLKESGFGSGLSALTTSLGFFTLMTSTIRPIYNFGLFTGIAVLLAFVLSFTLLPALLLLLRKPQLRVPRQQGHSWDGVLGRLFRTVLVRRRLIFAVSGLVIAASFGLATRVRINSSLLDDLSKNDPVRLDFAFFEQKFAGVRPFELELKPAGGRDIYDLDVLRQTEQIEGYLQRTYGLRFAASPVTLVKSVRKALNGGGLAEYRLPADSVELARLRGKLKLFRKKPEFSALALPDGTAGRLTGRMADVGSIRADALNDNLRRYLRTRIDSTVLRTRLTGSSNLIDKNNENLTLNMITGMSIDIVMVTLIVLALFRSLRMTVVVLIPNLVPILIVAGVMGLSGVSMKVSTSIIFTIAFGIAVDDTIHFISKLRLTLAHESNLFKAVKHTYLLAGKAVIVTSLILVGGFSTLLFSSFDGTFYVGLLIGLTLLFGVVAELTLLPLLILFFYRHKPKTLLASPHPIPQSS encoded by the coding sequence ATGCCCCTTCGTCGTACTGCTTATCTGGCCCTGCTTGTGCTCGGGCTGTTGTCCGCCCTCAGCGCCTATTACGTGGCGCAATTGCGCTTCAATTACAATTTCAACGACTTCTACCCCGCGGGCGACCCCGACCTGGACTACTACCAGGGCTACACCCGCCGCTTCGGCAACGACAACGACTACCTGCTGCTGGGCCTGGAAGCGCCCGCCGGCCAGACGGTGTTTGCACCCGATTTCATTCAACGCGTCGACTCGCTTACGCAGCTGGCCCGGCGCGAGCGGCACGTGGTGGCCGTCACCTCCCCCACCACCATCTCAAACCCGGTCGTCGAAGGCCTGGGCTTTTTCAACCTGCCCTACCTGCACCCCGACGAACCCGCCCGCCGCGCCCAGGATTCCGCGCTGATATACCGCACACCCGGCCTCGTCGGCAACGTTTTCAGCCCCGATGCCCGGGCCGTGGCGCTGGTCATCCAAACCACGCCCGACCTCAAAAAGCCGCCCGGCGACTCACTGCTGGCTTCACTTCGGGCCAGCCTGGCCCAGCTGAAATTCGCCGAAAAAGACTATCACTTCGCCGGCCGCGCCGTGGCGCAGTCGGTGTTTGTGGATAGGCTGCAATGGGAGCTGGCCGTGTTCATGAGCCTCTCGGTGCTGCTGGTCACGGGCCTGCTTTGGTTCACATTTCGAACCTGGTGGGGCGTAGTGCTGCCGCTGGTGGTGGTATTGGGGGCCATTTTGTGGGGCCTGGGCGTGATGGGTGCCTGCGACGTGAGCATCGACCTGATGACGGCCCTGCTGCCGGTGATGATGTTCGTAGTGGGCACTTCCGATACCGTGCACATCATCACGCGCTACGTGAGCGAGCTGGGCTACGGTGCCAGCAAAAAAGACGCCCTACGGGTTACGCTCAAGGAATCGGGGTTCGGCTCGGGGTTGTCGGCACTGACCACCAGCCTGGGCTTTTTCACGCTGATGACCAGCACTATCCGGCCGATTTACAACTTCGGGCTCTTCACCGGCATTGCGGTGCTGCTGGCCTTCGTGCTCAGCTTCACGCTGCTGCCGGCGCTGCTGTTGCTGCTGCGCAAGCCCCAGTTGCGGGTGCCGCGCCAGCAGGGCCACAGCTGGGACGGCGTGCTGGGCCGCCTGTTTCGCACGGTACTGGTGCGGCGGCGGCTGATTTTTGCGGTGAGCGGCCTGGTCATTGCCGCGTCTTTCGGCCTGGCTACGCGGGTCCGCATCAATTCCTCGCTGCTCGATGACCTTTCCAAAAACGACCCCGTGCGGCTCGATTTCGCCTTTTTTGAGCAGAAGTTTGCCGGCGTGCGTCCCTTTGAACTGGAGCTGAAGCCAGCCGGCGGGCGCGACATCTACGACCTGGACGTGCTGCGCCAGACCGAGCAGATTGAAGGTTACCTGCAGCGCACCTACGGCCTGCGCTTCGCTGCCTCGCCCGTCACGCTGGTGAAATCGGTGCGCAAGGCCCTGAACGGCGGCGGCCTGGCCGAGTACCGCCTCCCGGCCGACTCCGTGGAACTGGCCCGTCTGCGCGGCAAGCTCAAGCTCTTCCGCAAAAAGCCCGAGTTCAGCGCCCTGGCCCTGCCCGACGGCACGGCTGGCCGCCTCACCGGCCGCATGGCCGACGTGGGCAGCATCCGCGCCGATGCCCTCAACGACAACCTGCGCCGCTACCTGCGCACCCGCATCGACAGCACGGTACTGCGCACCCGCCTCACCGGCTCCAGCAACCTGATTGACAAGAACAACGAGAACCTCACGTTGAACATGATAACCGGCATGAGCATCGACATTGTGATGGTCACGCTCATCGTGCTGGCGCTGTTCCGGTCGTTGCGCATGACGGTGGTGGTGCTCATTCCCAACCTCGTGCCCATCCTCATCGTGGCCGGCGTGATGGGCCTGTCCGGCGTGAGCATGAAGGTGAGCACCAGCATCATCTTCACCATCGCCTTCGGCATTGCCGTCGATGATACCATTCACTTCATCAGCAAGTTGCGCCTCACCCTCGCCCACGAGTCTAATTTATTTAAAGCCGTGAAGCATACTTACCTGCTGGCCGGCAAGGCGGTCATCGTCACCTCACTCATCCTGGTGGGTGGCTTTTCCACCCTACTGTTTTCGTCTTTCGACGGCACATTCTACGTGGGCCTGCTCATCGGTCTCACGCTGCTCTTCGGCGTAGTGGCCGAGCTGACGCTGCTGCCACTGCTGATACTGTTTTTCTACCGGCACAAGCCTAAGACACTTCTTGCTTCACCTCATCCAATTCCGCAATCAAGCTAG
- a CDS encoding heavy-metal-associated domain-containing protein, protein MKFFLPLSLSFLSLLSISAQAQAPATTAPAVAQASANGLATAKFKTSAVCDMCKARIEKSLAYEKGVQSAVLDVPSQVVTVTYKADKTTPAALRTAVQKTGYDADDLTADARAYNRLPDCCKKTNAVH, encoded by the coding sequence ATGAAATTCTTCCTCCCGCTGTCGCTTTCGTTTTTGTCGCTGCTCAGCATCTCGGCCCAGGCCCAGGCCCCCGCCACAACAGCGCCGGCAGTTGCCCAGGCTTCGGCCAACGGCCTGGCCACGGCTAAGTTTAAAACCTCGGCTGTGTGTGACATGTGCAAAGCCCGCATTGAGAAAAGCCTGGCCTACGAGAAAGGCGTGCAAAGCGCCGTGCTTGATGTGCCGTCGCAGGTCGTGACCGTCACCTATAAGGCTGACAAAACCACGCCCGCCGCCCTGCGCACGGCCGTGCAGAAAACCGGCTACGACGCCGACGACCTCACCGCCGACGCCCGCGCCTACAACCGCCTGCCCGACTGCTGCAAGAAAACCAACGCCGTGCACTAA